A single window of Candidatus Terasakiella magnetica DNA harbors:
- a CDS encoding peroxidase-related enzyme (This protein belongs to a clade of uncharacterized proteins related to peroxidases such as the alkylhydroperoxidase AhpD.) — translation MNQSTEHPISRFPVPELSEMPDDIRERILAVQEKSGFIPNVFLVLAHRPDEFRAFMAYHDALMDKPGNLTQAEREMIIVATSNLNQCQYCVVAHGAILRIRAKDPLIADQVAVNYRKADITPRQKAMLDFAIKVSVEAYEVNDEDMTTLTSHGFTEEDVWDMAAITAFFGLSNRMANVTSMRPNDEFFALGRQARK, via the coding sequence ATGAACCAGTCAACTGAACACCCTATTAGTCGTTTCCCTGTTCCTGAACTGAGCGAAATGCCAGATGATATCCGCGAGCGTATTTTAGCGGTCCAAGAAAAATCAGGTTTTATCCCAAATGTTTTCCTTGTTCTGGCTCACCGTCCAGATGAATTTCGTGCATTCATGGCTTATCATGACGCCTTGATGGATAAGCCTGGTAACTTGACGCAGGCCGAGCGTGAAATGATCATTGTTGCAACCAGCAATCTCAATCAATGCCAATATTGTGTCGTTGCTCATGGGGCTATTTTACGCATACGTGCGAAAGACCCATTGATTGCTGATCAGGTTGCTGTGAACTACCGTAAAGCCGATATCACGCCAAGACAGAAAGCCATGTTGGATTTTGCCATAAAGGTTTCTGTTGAGGCATATGAAGTCAATGATGAGGATATGACAACTTTGACCTCTCATGGTTTCACCGAAGAGGATGTCTGGGATATGGCGGCAATTACAGCCTTTTTCGGTCTTTCTAATCGTATGGCAAACGTGACAAGCATGCGTCCAAACGATGAGTTTTTTGCACTGGGCCGTCAGGCCCGCAAGTAG
- a CDS encoding class I SAM-dependent methyltransferase translates to MTLVRVRYQTIEFGKTDIHIRTLRNRQEFHDPGGKAEKLGVPSSTWSLFGVVWASGEFLAHMMSDYDIQGLRILEVGCGIGIASLVLNERTAEITATDYHPEAGSYLAKNVELNNGRDIPFVQTDWLELKDELGKFDLIIGSDLLYEPDHAELLSGFINRHAEERCKIIIVDPARGHSTNFSKKMADLGFSHELNSTQAISHLTQPLRNANKIDILSYMR, encoded by the coding sequence ATGACTTTAGTACGCGTTCGTTATCAAACCATTGAATTTGGCAAAACCGACATTCACATACGTACCTTACGTAATCGACAAGAGTTTCATGACCCAGGGGGCAAAGCTGAGAAATTGGGTGTTCCCTCCTCTACTTGGTCCTTGTTTGGTGTCGTATGGGCTTCTGGTGAATTCTTGGCCCATATGATGTCAGATTATGACATTCAGGGATTGCGGATTTTGGAAGTCGGCTGCGGAATTGGCATTGCCAGCCTTGTTCTTAATGAACGCACTGCAGAAATAACAGCGACAGATTACCACCCTGAAGCAGGCTCATATCTGGCAAAAAATGTAGAACTCAATAACGGGCGCGACATTCCTTTTGTTCAAACTGATTGGCTAGAACTAAAAGATGAACTTGGTAAATTCGACCTTATTATAGGAAGTGATCTACTGTATGAACCTGATCATGCTGAATTATTATCCGGCTTTATCAATCGTCATGCAGAGGAGCGCTGCAAAATCATCATTGTTGATCCAGCAAGAGGTCATTCCACAAACTTCAGCAAGAAAATGGCTGATTTGGGATTTAGCCATGAGTTAAACTCTACGCAAGCAATAAGCCATCTCACTCAACCCCTTCGCAATGCGAACAAAATTGATATTTTGAGTTACATGCGCTGA
- a CDS encoding cell wall hydrolase, translating into MRSVKSLMRPALGRILAMSVVSLSLFFGVTGFIPFEDYQKDTLKEPSAAAFVRQYNTITSHNLIVDTSELRCLALNIYWEARSEPLNGKLAVAGVTMNRVAHKKFPHTICGVVKHSRSARLHRCQFSWYCDGKKDIPRELTAWRDAQQVARLYLVGIYDDPTANALWYHADYVSPSWAGKMMRTAKIGRHIFYRAQVQKTAKAYSY; encoded by the coding sequence ATGCGTTCGGTTAAATCACTCATGCGCCCTGCATTGGGACGTATTCTGGCAATGTCGGTTGTAAGTCTCAGCCTCTTTTTTGGTGTGACGGGCTTCATCCCTTTTGAAGACTATCAAAAAGATACCTTGAAAGAACCTTCTGCAGCAGCCTTTGTGCGCCAGTATAATACCATCACCTCACATAACCTGATCGTGGACACAAGCGAGCTGCGTTGTCTCGCCCTCAATATATATTGGGAAGCACGCTCAGAGCCCCTTAATGGTAAACTGGCTGTTGCCGGTGTCACCATGAACCGTGTGGCCCATAAGAAATTCCCACACACCATTTGTGGTGTTGTCAAACATAGCAGAAGTGCCCGCCTGCACCGTTGCCAATTTTCTTGGTATTGTGATGGTAAGAAAGATATCCCGCGGGAGCTTACCGCTTGGCGTGATGCCCAACAAGTTGCACGCCTGTATCTTGTCGGTATCTATGATGACCCAACGGCGAATGCTTTGTGGTATCACGCAGACTATGTCAGCCCAAGCTGGGCAGGTAAAATGATGCGCACAGCCAAGATCGGTCGCCATATCTTTTATCGGGCACAAGTGCAGAAAACGGCAAAAGCCTACTCTTATTAA
- a CDS encoding RluA family pseudouridine synthase has product MTFIYSPPQDDIKILYIDDCFVIVNKPSGLLSVPGRAEEHKDCLETRLKSLGYAVMTVHRLDMDTSGLMVFALHKEAHKNLSKQFELKQTQKTYVCLVDGHVGADEGEIDLPLRCDWPNRPLQMVDHELGKKALTKWRVLERLQEGTTRLELTPITGRSHQLRVHCLSMGHAILGDRFYGSDEVVNKAKRLCLHAQALSFHHPETGELMSYDCPADF; this is encoded by the coding sequence ATGACCTTCATATACAGCCCGCCACAGGATGATATTAAAATACTATATATTGATGATTGCTTTGTTATTGTGAATAAACCTAGTGGATTGCTGTCAGTTCCGGGACGTGCGGAGGAACATAAAGACTGTTTAGAGACTCGGCTAAAGTCTTTAGGCTATGCGGTGATGACGGTCCATCGTCTGGATATGGATACTTCAGGCCTTATGGTTTTTGCACTGCACAAAGAAGCCCATAAGAACCTATCAAAACAGTTTGAGTTAAAGCAGACGCAAAAGACTTATGTCTGTTTGGTTGACGGGCATGTGGGGGCGGATGAAGGTGAGATTGACCTGCCTTTAAGGTGTGATTGGCCAAACCGCCCTTTACAGATGGTGGACCATGAACTGGGTAAAAAGGCCTTAACTAAGTGGCGGGTTCTAGAGCGTTTGCAAGAAGGAACAACACGTTTGGAACTTACCCCTATCACAGGGCGCTCTCATCAGCTCAGGGTTCATTGCCTGAGCATGGGACATGCGATTTTGGGGGATCGCTTTTATGGGTCTGACGAGGTCGTTAATAAAGCAAAACGCCTATGCTTACATGCACAGGCGCTCTCTTTTCACCACCCTGAGACGGGTGAGCTTATGTCGTATGATTGTCCAGCAGATTTTTAG
- a CDS encoding MlaC/ttg2D family ABC transporter substrate-binding protein produces MMTRRLFVAAFLSAFICLGATTASAKDFAKEAEGFIQIMADKAMNSFRTIDDEAALQKEFRTILNDGFDVRAIGKWVLGRYWRKAKPAEKEEYLKLFEDFIIVTYANRFKDYSGDDITMTVVQSLAKNDQDAIVRSRIDRPTSSEPIFVDWRVKSGKEGNMKVVDVLIAGVSMSQTQRSEFSSVIKRNGGKVNGLIDALKNKTAQLVQNVDQATN; encoded by the coding sequence ATGATGACACGTCGTTTATTTGTAGCTGCGTTTTTGTCGGCCTTTATCTGCCTTGGCGCAACAACTGCCTCTGCTAAAGACTTTGCCAAAGAAGCTGAAGGCTTCATTCAAATCATGGCTGATAAAGCCATGAACAGCTTTCGCACCATTGACGATGAAGCGGCTTTGCAAAAAGAATTCCGCACCATCTTGAATGATGGCTTTGATGTCCGTGCCATTGGTAAATGGGTCTTGGGCCGTTACTGGCGCAAAGCAAAACCAGCTGAAAAAGAAGAATACCTCAAGCTGTTTGAAGATTTCATCATTGTTACCTATGCCAACCGTTTTAAAGACTATTCTGGTGATGACATCACTATGACAGTGGTTCAGTCGTTGGCAAAGAATGATCAAGATGCCATCGTGCGTTCACGCATTGACCGCCCAACGTCAAGCGAACCCATCTTTGTAGACTGGCGTGTGAAATCAGGCAAGGAAGGCAATATGAAAGTTGTTGATGTCCTGATTGCTGGTGTGAGCATGAGCCAGACACAACGTTCTGAGTTTTCCTCTGTTATTAAACGCAATGGCGGTAAGGTGAACGGCTTGATTGATGCGCTGAAAAATAAAACAGCGCAACTTGTTCAAAATGTTGATCAAGCTACAAACTAA
- a CDS encoding MlaA family lipoprotein, with protein MTKPVKQKSWIKRLGGIVAVAVILSGCASQPQAVDEVNDPLEGVNRAVYGFNEVVDTWFLRPAATLYRSLLPPPVQNGIHNMLSNLSTPIILLNDILQGEPDRALNTVSRFAINTTVGVLGFNDPAKDMGFKQHSEDFGQTLAVWGIGEGPYIVLPIFGPSSPRDAIGLVVDYFTDPVNIWANNTDRDNFPMGRSLVSAVDTRAYYYDAIEDMKKNSLDPYVAMRSFYMQRRQAEIMNNDQPKVKAAPSLSFDFDAPSPGDEEITEAR; from the coding sequence ATGACAAAGCCCGTAAAGCAGAAGAGTTGGATAAAAAGACTTGGTGGAATCGTTGCTGTTGCTGTGATTCTCTCAGGGTGTGCAAGTCAACCACAAGCTGTTGATGAAGTGAATGACCCGTTAGAAGGCGTGAACCGTGCGGTTTATGGTTTCAACGAAGTTGTGGATACATGGTTCCTGCGCCCGGCAGCGACGCTTTATCGCTCGCTCTTGCCGCCACCTGTCCAAAATGGCATTCACAATATGCTGTCAAACCTCAGCACACCGATTATTCTGCTCAATGATATTTTGCAAGGTGAGCCTGATCGCGCGTTAAACACCGTATCGCGCTTTGCCATCAACACCACAGTTGGTGTGCTCGGCTTTAACGATCCTGCAAAAGACATGGGCTTTAAACAACATAGTGAAGATTTTGGTCAGACCCTTGCCGTTTGGGGCATTGGTGAAGGCCCTTATATTGTTCTTCCTATCTTTGGTCCTTCAAGCCCACGTGATGCAATCGGTCTGGTTGTCGATTATTTCACAGACCCGGTTAACATCTGGGCCAACAACACGGACCGTGATAATTTCCCAATGGGTCGCAGCCTTGTAAGTGCCGTTGATACACGCGCTTATTACTATGACGCCATTGAAGATATGAAAAAGAACTCGCTTGACCCGTATGTTGCCATGCGCAGCTTTTATATGCAGCGCCGCCAGGCTGAGATCATGAATAATGATCAGCCAAAGGTGAAAGCAGCACCAAGCCTGTCTTTCGATTTTGATGCCCCTTCACCGGGCGATGAAGAAATTACTGAAGCGCGTTAA